One segment of Oscillospiraceae bacterium MB08-C2-2 DNA contains the following:
- a CDS encoding S-layer homology domain-containing protein — translation MALSAAMTLGIAPITTMAEVPIGISGEISAFENLPEAVAVQEVSIGATLLDITLPEVLKATFQTSSSAQNEETSEAVADASLTSLEEAEPDSPSVSIPVTWESNTEFNTEAEGVFVFTPQLATAYALAEDVELPSITVTVKSDLPVPVMATYRSVSNSSWQQVASDVMSGSAQSTSLFVVNGAPYVSAATGSQVKVWMVNGSSWEQLLTQSTTATYTSLYIDYTGRPCVAYSNPTTAANTKVLKFGTPWTSLGAPDLVNNQSVLRVSSPTLMMDENKTLYVAGNQNNMSGRVSVTKYNGSAWEYVGSPSAAGGQAFSASMDIDQNTLYIAYVYPDDSNAYRGSYVTMRTFDGSQWSAVGPQQISTLKSSYVTSGCVSMKVSDSGIPYVAYADPGTSDRLMVKKLSGNQWVSVGSYLTDGAVSYVSLYIDNETPYVAYKDGESSSSSGVTVKMFDDASGWTALGGSKIIGSSSVKGISLFVDDSTPYVSYSTNSSVKVMKYAAEPKVPVAISAGSASVTYAGADISLSDIDGLFTLDAGAGDRTYSIEAPDSASESDGEGQMSDDTSLTVTKAGIFKIGLETAESSTHMAGSKTVATLTVEKGIQAAPSGLGAGNASSSSASDGKITGLTSGIEYEYKLTGASAYSKVSADASGRIMNLPAGAYVVRYPETPLYSPSTDSAPITVGNEASLSYSAAFNTPSYTFAAATVNYTEQVEQEFTITNTGTATISGMSVSLDNASFAITSMVFVTHLAPNGSATVRVRPQSGLAAGIHTGTLTVRGSDGVSVSVALSFEVNKIQTLNYPAFGSYTYTMNSSYTYGNVLAFNMMTSFSYGTSNGRRVYTIEEGSTGQGTFNGSHLCFTSPGSYIVGLVTEETEVYAQTPKVSVILDIVKGVIPAPTIGAVNATVGSSNGAIRWLIAYKEVEYKIVGASSYTTATTDQYGQITGLPPGSYVVRYPENALHAVSDDSNIVTIGEDAVAYSATVTPASRTFPEAAYGYGQQQEQEFTIQNTGTSTITNLAASLSNGENFTISTPLSATQLAPNATATVRVQPSLGLPTGTYSDTLSVTGDNGISQTVSLTFTVNRGTIVNTGGSTNTKYKAAGINLSAVPGLFTADPNGGAPTYTIDSTGTTGSGTISGSILTVTDLGTFRIQLVTAETANYTESLPVTATLLVEKGDQDAPAGLTAVNVTPPSPVSGQITGLTPSARYEYRNVLTPDTGESYTPFYAGFSGEISGLSAGTYAVRYPATELFNASPVTTVTIRAIEASSGENSVLSSVVPANAAITASTVTATVAGSVTSQTIDVTVSGGAGWKLYGDAACTQEITNKTIALNTGANTAYIKVTAENGSTKIYTLTITRQNNPAIVNSDKDDDDRDTGKGNSSGSGSGDSGNISSVPVTGGSENKASVDSNGNTKATVTDKNIADAISNAKANAAKLGKNAGEITVVINVSMGGKDANTVSVNLPQTVQQKVINNQIAAVELTIDRPDIVMGLNNAAITEINRQAKMDVQLSATRTSSTMLSAAAKTAIGSRPVYNFKASYQSGNGSVTNFGKGTVYVSIPYTPAAGEKVGYLHVVYVDDKGIVRRVPDSAYDANTNSIIFATNHFSVYGVSYTDPTAKLTDISSHWAKDSIDYVVGRGLLSRTSEAAFSPDAAITRGALVTALGKLAGINEKSYQTNTFTDVKADSALRPYIEWAYSKGILQDIGNKQFAPDKVVTRQEAALIFANYAKATGYTLPDIRQAVFTDSSSIAASYKTAVTTLQKAGVAMGKTGNKFDPTASATRAEISSMLHRYVKLTIHSNTMQSWAKNDAGQWLYYQQGKALVGTHAIEGITYSFDTNGILKTGRAPEGAN, via the coding sequence ATGGCATTATCCGCCGCTATGACGTTGGGTATCGCTCCTATCACAACGATGGCAGAGGTCCCCATCGGAATAAGCGGGGAAATATCAGCATTTGAAAATCTGCCGGAGGCTGTTGCGGTGCAGGAGGTGTCCATTGGAGCCACTCTTTTGGATATCACCCTGCCGGAAGTGCTGAAAGCTACCTTCCAAACAAGCTCTTCAGCTCAGAACGAGGAGACTTCCGAGGCTGTGGCGGATGCATCCCTGACTTCTCTGGAAGAAGCAGAGCCTGATTCTCCATCTGTTTCCATTCCGGTAACTTGGGAATCCAATACGGAATTTAATACAGAGGCAGAGGGAGTTTTTGTTTTTACACCCCAGCTTGCGACTGCATATGCGCTGGCGGAAGATGTGGAGCTTCCTTCTATTACCGTAACGGTGAAAAGCGATTTGCCTGTGCCGGTTATGGCTACATACCGGTCGGTCAGCAACTCCAGCTGGCAGCAGGTGGCAAGCGATGTTATGAGTGGCTCGGCCCAGTCTACCTCTCTATTTGTGGTAAACGGCGCACCCTATGTATCGGCTGCCACTGGCAGTCAGGTTAAGGTATGGATGGTAAACGGCTCTAGCTGGGAGCAGCTTTTGACCCAGTCTACCACCGCAACCTATACCTCCTTGTATATAGATTATACCGGACGCCCCTGTGTGGCCTACAGCAATCCAACAACCGCAGCCAACACAAAGGTGCTGAAGTTTGGTACGCCTTGGACTTCTCTGGGTGCCCCTGATTTGGTCAACAATCAATCAGTCCTCCGGGTGTCATCCCCCACTTTGATGATGGATGAAAACAAAACACTCTATGTGGCAGGCAATCAAAACAACATGTCCGGCCGTGTATCCGTAACAAAATACAATGGCTCCGCATGGGAGTATGTGGGCAGTCCCTCTGCCGCAGGAGGGCAGGCTTTTTCTGCCTCTATGGATATCGATCAGAACACCCTCTATATAGCCTACGTTTACCCTGACGATAGCAATGCTTACAGGGGATCTTATGTAACCATGCGCACATTTGATGGCAGTCAGTGGTCCGCAGTAGGACCCCAACAAATTTCAACCCTTAAATCGTCCTATGTAACCAGCGGATGCGTTTCTATGAAGGTTTCTGACAGCGGTATTCCCTATGTAGCCTATGCGGACCCGGGCACCAGCGATCGCCTTATGGTGAAAAAACTGAGCGGGAATCAGTGGGTATCCGTAGGCAGCTACCTGACAGACGGAGCCGTGTCATACGTCTCCCTATATATAGATAACGAAACACCCTATGTGGCGTACAAGGATGGTGAATCCTCTTCAAGCAGTGGCGTTACAGTGAAGATGTTTGACGATGCTTCCGGCTGGACCGCCTTGGGCGGGTCTAAAATTATCGGGAGCAGCAGCGTTAAGGGCATCTCCCTGTTTGTGGATGACAGCACCCCCTATGTTTCCTATTCCACCAATTCCAGCGTCAAGGTGATGAAATACGCAGCAGAGCCCAAGGTGCCGGTTGCCATTTCTGCCGGCTCTGCTTCTGTTACCTATGCGGGTGCAGATATTTCTCTTTCTGATATAGACGGCCTATTCACACTGGATGCCGGAGCAGGAGATCGAACCTATTCCATTGAAGCCCCGGATTCCGCAAGTGAAAGCGATGGCGAAGGGCAAATGAGCGACGATACTTCCCTCACCGTCACCAAGGCCGGTATCTTTAAAATTGGTCTTGAGACAGCGGAATCATCCACCCATATGGCAGGCTCCAAGACAGTTGCCACTCTGACAGTGGAAAAGGGAATACAGGCTGCTCCAAGTGGTCTTGGCGCAGGAAATGCCTCTTCCTCCAGTGCAAGCGATGGCAAAATCACCGGGCTGACAAGCGGTATCGAATATGAATACAAGCTTACAGGCGCATCCGCCTACAGCAAGGTAAGCGCTGATGCATCCGGCAGAATAATGAATCTGCCGGCAGGAGCCTATGTGGTGCGCTATCCCGAAACACCTCTCTACAGCCCAAGCACCGATTCAGCCCCGATCACAGTGGGCAATGAAGCCTCCTTATCCTACTCCGCTGCATTCAATACACCCAGCTATACCTTTGCCGCAGCAACGGTCAACTATACAGAGCAGGTGGAACAGGAATTCACGATTACCAATACAGGAACCGCCACGATTTCCGGTATGTCGGTTTCCCTGGATAATGCAAGCTTTGCCATTACTTCTATGGTGTTTGTGACGCATCTTGCACCGAATGGATCGGCAACTGTCCGTGTCCGGCCGCAGAGCGGTCTGGCGGCTGGAATTCACACCGGAACGCTGACCGTCAGAGGAAGTGACGGCGTTTCGGTTTCGGTGGCTCTGTCCTTTGAGGTCAATAAGATACAAACCCTCAACTACCCTGCATTCGGCTCCTATACTTATACCATGAACAGCAGCTATACCTACGGTAATGTTCTCGCTTTTAACATGATGACTTCCTTTTCGTATGGTACAAGCAATGGCAGGCGGGTCTATACCATTGAGGAAGGGAGCACCGGCCAGGGAACATTTAATGGCAGCCATCTCTGCTTTACCAGCCCGGGCAGCTATATAGTCGGCCTTGTAACAGAAGAAACAGAGGTTTATGCCCAAACCCCCAAGGTATCGGTTATCCTGGACATAGTAAAGGGAGTAATCCCTGCCCCAACCATTGGAGCCGTGAATGCAACCGTTGGCAGCAGCAACGGCGCAATCAGGTGGCTGATTGCTTACAAAGAGGTGGAATACAAAATTGTCGGCGCAAGCAGCTACACCACTGCCACCACCGATCAATACGGCCAGATTACCGGGCTTCCCCCAGGATCCTATGTGGTACGCTATCCCGAAAACGCTCTGCATGCTGTAAGTGACGATTCGAATATAGTGACCATCGGAGAGGATGCTGTTGCCTATTCGGCTACAGTGACCCCCGCAAGCCGCACCTTTCCAGAGGCGGCATACGGTTACGGACAGCAGCAGGAGCAGGAGTTCACCATTCAGAACACCGGCACCAGCACCATTACCAATCTGGCTGCTTCTCTGAGCAACGGAGAGAATTTTACCATTAGCACACCGCTGTCTGCAACTCAGCTTGCACCCAATGCAACAGCCACTGTCCGTGTACAACCGAGCCTCGGGCTTCCCACCGGAACATATTCCGATACTCTTTCCGTTACAGGAGACAACGGTATTTCCCAAACGGTATCGTTGACCTTTACGGTGAATCGGGGAACCATTGTGAACACGGGGGGCAGCACCAATACAAAATACAAAGCGGCGGGTATCAACCTTTCCGCAGTGCCCGGGCTGTTTACGGCGGATCCCAACGGAGGCGCACCAACCTACACCATTGATTCCACCGGAACCACCGGCAGTGGAACCATTTCGGGCAGCATACTCACCGTTACCGATTTGGGAACCTTCAGAATCCAGCTTGTAACGGCGGAAACCGCAAACTATACTGAAAGCTTGCCGGTAACGGCCACCCTGCTTGTGGAAAAAGGGGATCAGGATGCACCAGCTGGTCTCACAGCAGTGAATGTAACGCCGCCCAGCCCTGTCAGCGGCCAAATTACCGGTTTGACACCCAGTGCCCGGTATGAATACAGGAATGTGCTCACTCCCGATACAGGTGAAAGCTATACCCCCTTCTATGCCGGTTTTAGCGGAGAAATTTCTGGTCTTTCCGCAGGCACTTACGCGGTGCGCTATCCTGCCACCGAACTGTTCAATGCCAGCCCGGTTACAACCGTAACCATTCGAGCGATTGAGGCTAGCAGCGGTGAGAACTCTGTGCTCTCCTCAGTGGTTCCCGCAAACGCAGCCATCACAGCAAGCACCGTCACCGCCACAGTAGCCGGCAGTGTCACCAGCCAAACCATTGATGTGACAGTGAGCGGGGGTGCAGGCTGGAAGCTCTACGGCGATGCGGCCTGCACACAAGAGATTACAAATAAAACTATAGCGCTCAACACAGGGGCCAATACAGCATACATCAAGGTCACGGCAGAAAACGGCTCCACCAAGATTTATACCCTCACCATCACCCGCCAAAACAATCCCGCCATCGTAAACTCCGATAAGGACGACGATGACCGTGACACTGGCAAAGGCAATTCCAGCGGCAGCGGTTCAGGCGACTCAGGAAACATTTCCAGCGTTCCGGTAACCGGCGGCTCAGAGAACAAAGCCAGTGTGGACAGCAATGGCAACACCAAAGCCACTGTAACCGATAAAAACATTGCCGACGCCATTTCCAACGCAAAGGCAAACGCCGCCAAGCTAGGGAAAAACGCAGGCGAAATTACGGTTGTTATCAACGTTTCCATGGGTGGCAAGGATGCAAACACTGTATCGGTAAACCTGCCCCAAACGGTTCAGCAGAAGGTGATCAACAATCAAATTGCCGCTGTGGAGCTGACCATTGATCGTCCGGATATTGTAATGGGGCTGAACAATGCAGCCATTACTGAAATCAACAGACAAGCCAAAATGGATGTGCAGCTCAGTGCCACCAGAACCAGCAGCACCATGTTGAGCGCCGCAGCAAAAACGGCTATTGGCAGCCGCCCTGTCTATAATTTCAAGGCAAGCTATCAGAGCGGCAATGGCAGCGTGACAAACTTCGGCAAGGGAACTGTTTATGTAAGCATTCCCTATACTCCAGCCGCCGGTGAAAAGGTAGGGTACCTGCATGTGGTGTATGTAGACGACAAGGGAATTGTCAGACGTGTTCCCGATTCGGCCTATGATGCTAATACTAATAGTATTATTTTTGCCACAAATCACTTTTCTGTATATGGTGTCAGCTACACCGATCCCACCGCTAAGCTGACCGATATTTCTTCCCATTGGGCGAAGGACAGCATTGATTATGTCGTGGGACGCGGGTTGCTGTCCCGCACCTCGGAAGCTGCCTTCTCGCCTGATGCCGCTATAACCCGAGGCGCACTGGTGACCGCTCTAGGCAAACTGGCGGGTATCAACGAAAAGAGCTATCAAACCAATACCTTCACAGATGTAAAGGCCGACAGCGCACTCCGCCCTTATATTGAATGGGCATATAGCAAAGGCATCCTTCAGGATATTGGCAACAAGCAGTTTGCGCCGGATAAGGTGGTTACCCGCCAAGAAGCGGCACTGATTTTTGCCAACTATGCCAAGGCCACGGGCTATACTTTGCCGGATATTCGTCAGGCTGTGTTCACCGATTCTTCCAGTATCGCCGCTT